The DNA region ACCACTTTTAAGTGGTTTTGAAAGTTTAAATAAAAATGTTATCGAAGCTTCATATTTGAGTGGAAAAAGTAAATTCACAACACTTTTTAAAGTAGCTTTACCAAATATAAAACCATCTCTTTTAACAGCGTTAGTTGTTACTTTTGCTCACACAATTGGAGAGTTTGGTATAGTTTTGATGGTTGGGGGTGGAGTGAGCGGAGAGACTAAAGTAGCTAGCATAGCCATATATGAGTTTAGTGAAATTTTAGATTTTAAATCAGCTCATATTTATAGTTTTATAATGTTAGTTATGAGCTTTGTGGTGCTTTTAAGTGTGTATTTGTTTAATCAAAAGGCTAAAAATGATAGAGTTTAGTTTAAAAAAAGAGCTTTTTGGTGTCAATGAAAATATGGAGCTTAACGTAAAAATTAGCTTTAAAAGTGGAAGTTTTATATCTTTAAGCGGAGAAAGTGGGAGCGGTAAAACAACTATTTTAAGATGTCTTGCTGGACTTGAAAAGGCAAATGGTTTTATAAAAGTTGATGATGAAATTTGGCAAGATGAAAAGATATTTTTAAGCCCACAAAAAAGAAGAATTGGCTTTGTTTTTCAAGATTATGCCTTATTTGAAAATTTAAGCGTAAAAGATAATTTTTTATTTGTAGAAAAAGATATAAATCATTGCAATAAGCTTTTGGATATGCTAGGTCTTATGAGTTTAAAAGATAGATATCCCACAAATTTAAGCGGAGGGCAAAAACAACGCGTTGCACTTGGCAGGGCAATGATGAGAAAGCCTAAGCTTTTGCTTCTTGATGAGCCGCTTTCAGCACTTGATCCACATCTTAGAGCTAGACTTCAAGATGAAATTTCAAAAATTCAAGATATGTTTAAAACAACCACTATTTTAGTAAGCCATGATCCAAATGAAATTTATAAACTTGCAAATTATATGTTTGTTTTAAAAAATGGAAAAATTGTTAAAAAGGGCACTCCAAAAGAAATTCTACTAAAAACAAATGGAAGTCAAAAATTTGCATTTTCAGGCACACTTTTAAATCTAGAAAAAATTGATACAATTTTTGTAGCCACTGTTTCAGTTGGTCAGCAAATTACAGAAGTTGCATTAGCAAGTGATCTTGGGCTTAGAATAGGTGATGAAGTAACGATAAGCTCAAAAGCATTTAATTTAAATATAAGTAAAATTTTAGAAAAAGAAAATAAAGATATTTTATAAGAATAATTTTTAAAAAAGGATTTTAGAAATGAGAAAAATTTTAATATTTTTATCTATAATAGTTTTATTAAATGCAGGTGAAACTATAACTATTGCAGCTGGTGCTGGATATAAAAAAATGACTTTAGAGCTTTTAGAGAGTTTTGATAAAAAAGATAAAATAAATAGTGTTTTTGGCAACATGCGACAAATTACAACACAAGCTTTAAATCACGATATATCTTTACTTATTGGAGATAAAAAATTTTTTAATAAAATAAATGAATTCAAAGATAAAAAAAGTGAAAAAATAGGCAGTGGAAAACTTGTTTTGATAGTAAAAAAAGGAACTAATTTATCAAATTTAAAAGATTTAGAAAAAGATAATATCCAAAAAATCTCAATTCCAGATGCTAAAAAAGCAGTTTATGGTCTTGCAGCAAGCCAAGCTATAAGTAATTTGAATTTAAATATTAAAGATAAGCTTTTGTATGTTGCTACTGTTCCTCAAAGTGCCTCTTATGTTGTAAGTGGTGAAGTTGATGTTGGTTTTGTAAATTCGAGTGAAGCGCTAAGTATAAAAGATAAAATCGAACAAATTTTAACAGTTAAAAGTGAACTTTATAGTGAAATTTCAATAGTTGCTTTAAAGTTGGATAGTTGTGATAAATCTGCTATTTGCAAAGATTTTGTAGAATATTTAAAAAGCAAAAGAGCAAAAGAGATAATTTTAAAATATGGATTATGAGCCATTTTATCTAAGTATTAAAATTTTATTAATTTGCCTATTTTTATTTTTAATTTTTGGGACTTTGATAGCTTATTATTTAGCTAATTCAAAGTCTAAATTTATTTTTTTTGTAGATAGCTTAGTAACTTTACCACTTATTTTTCTACCAGTTGCTATTGGTTTTTTCCTTTTAATGCTACTTGGTAAAAATGGATTTTTAGGTTCATTTTTTAGTGATTTTAATATCTATTTTATATTTGAGTTTAAGTCTTTAGTTATAGCTGGATTTATAGCCGGACTTCCTCTTTATGTTAAGCCTGTTGCCACAAGTTTAGAACTTTTTCCTAAAAATATTATAGAAGCCTCACTTATTAGTGGTAAAACAAAATTAGAAACCCTTATTTTTATAGTGCTTCCAAGCATTAAAAAAAGTATTTTATCAAGTATTATAATAGCACTTGGTAGGTGTTTGGGCGAAGTTGGAATAAGTTTAATGTTGGGTGGAAATATTATTGGTAAGACAGACACACTTTCACTTGCAATATATAATGCAGTTTATGATGGTGAATACGAAAAAGCTATGAAACTTAGCTTTATACTTGTTTTCATATCATTGTTTTTATTTATGATTTTATATTTTTTAAAAAAGGAAAAAAGATGATATTAATGGATGAAATTTTTAATTATATAAAAGAAGATTTACCTTATGGTGATTTAAGTGTAAATTTACAGTCAAATCCTAAAATTAAAACTAAACTTGAAATTTATACAAGAGAGGATATTTTAGTAAGTGGCAGTGAGATTTCATCTAAAATTGGAGAAATTTTAGGGCTCAAAGCCACTGTGTTAGTAGAAAGTAAAAATTTTGCCAAGGTTGGAGATAAAATAGTTGAATTGTAAGGAAATTATGATGATATTCATAAAGCTTGGAAACTTTCGCAAGTTTTTTTAGAATACAGCTCGGGAATTTCAACATATACTTATAAAATGAAAAAAATAGCTCAAAGTATCAATCCAAAATGTCAAATTCTAGGCACCAGAAAGACTTTTCCTTTTGCGAAAAAGGTTTGTTTAAAGGCTTTAAGTGATGGAGGTGGTTTTATACATCGTCTAAATTTAAGTGATAGTATTTTGTTCTTTGACAAGCATAGGATTATTTATAAAGACAAAAATGAGTTTTATAGAGAAATTTCTAAATTTAAAGATCTTAGCGATGAGAGAAAAATAGTAGTTGAAACATTAAATTTAAATGATGCATATAAACTTATGGAGTGTGGCACTGAAGTTATTTTACTTGATAAATTTAGCAAACAAGATGTTGAAAAAGTCCTTAAATTTAGAGATAATTATTATAAAAATATAAAAATAATATGTGCTGGTGGCATAAACTTAACTAATATTTTAGATTATGCTAATGCTGATGCTATAGTAACAAGTGCGATGTATCAAGCAAAAATGGCAGATTTAGGTGCAAATATTTATAAAATTTAGATAAATTTACATAAATTTGAAAAAGGAATAAAAATGAAAAGATTATTAGTTGTTGTTGATTTTCAAAATGATTTTGTTTGTGGAAGTTTGGGCTTTGAAAAGGCTAAAGAACTAGAAAAAGTTATATTAGAAAAAATAAATGAGTATAAAAATGATGATATTGTTTTTACTTTAGATACTCATGAAGATGATTATTTAAATACAATTGAAGGTGAGCATCTTCCTATAAAACACTGCATAAAAGGCACTTTTGGGCATGAAATTTATGGAGAGATAAAAGAAATTTCTAAAAATTATCCCTGTATTGAGAAAGAAACTTTTGCTTCAAAAGAACTTTTGCATTTTATAGAAAACAGACCTTTTACTTATGAAAGTATTGAGATTTGTGGTCTTGTAAGTGATATTTGCGTGATATCAAATGCAATAATTGCAAAAGCTGCAAGTCCAAAAAGTAAAATTTTAGTTGATAAAAAAGCTACCTCATCAGCAAATTTGCAAATGCAAGAGATGGCTTTTAAAATGATGCAAAATTTACATATAGAAGTAATATAAATTTATCAAATTTAGTAGTAATAACTTTAAATTTTAAGACATAAATCCATTTAGATTATGTCTTATTGGACCTTTTCCATTTCCTAGTTTTGGAGCAAATTTTATAGCACTATAAACATAGTTTTTAGCCAATGAAATCGCTTCTTCTATATTTTTTCCAAGAGCTAAATTTGCAGCAATTGCAGTCGAAAACGAACACCCTGTTCCATGTAAATTTGTACTATCTATAAATTTAGTTTTAAACTCTTTCATTGAGCCATTTTTATAATAAAGCTT from Campylobacter ureolyticus includes:
- the modB gene encoding molybdate ABC transporter permease subunit; the protein is MQGLDFTPFIVSLKLAFITTIVLFFVVLPFAWNLSQSKSKFKPLIQSICALPLVLPPTVMGFYILFAFSKNSLIGGFLYEHFGIQLVFTFWGLVFASCIYSLPFMFQPLLSGFESLNKNVIEASYLSGKSKFTTLFKVALPNIKPSLLTALVVTFAHTIGEFGIVLMVGGGVSGETKVASIAIYEFSEILDFKSAHIYSFIMLVMSFVVLLSVYLFNQKAKNDRV
- a CDS encoding sulfate/molybdate ABC transporter ATP-binding protein, with the translated sequence MIEFSLKKELFGVNENMELNVKISFKSGSFISLSGESGSGKTTILRCLAGLEKANGFIKVDDEIWQDEKIFLSPQKRRIGFVFQDYALFENLSVKDNFLFVEKDINHCNKLLDMLGLMSLKDRYPTNLSGGQKQRVALGRAMMRKPKLLLLDEPLSALDPHLRARLQDEISKIQDMFKTTTILVSHDPNEIYKLANYMFVLKNGKIVKKGTPKEILLKTNGSQKFAFSGTLLNLEKIDTIFVATVSVGQQITEVALASDLGLRIGDEVTISSKAFNLNISKILEKENKDIL
- the modA gene encoding molybdate ABC transporter substrate-binding protein; translated protein: MRKILIFLSIIVLLNAGETITIAAGAGYKKMTLELLESFDKKDKINSVFGNMRQITTQALNHDISLLIGDKKFFNKINEFKDKKSEKIGSGKLVLIVKKGTNLSNLKDLEKDNIQKISIPDAKKAVYGLAASQAISNLNLNIKDKLLYVATVPQSASYVVSGEVDVGFVNSSEALSIKDKIEQILTVKSELYSEISIVALKLDSCDKSAICKDFVEYLKSKRAKEIILKYGL
- a CDS encoding molybdate ABC transporter permease subunit, which codes for MIAYYLANSKSKFIFFVDSLVTLPLIFLPVAIGFFLLMLLGKNGFLGSFFSDFNIYFIFEFKSLVIAGFIAGLPLYVKPVATSLELFPKNIIEASLISGKTKLETLIFIVLPSIKKSILSSIIIALGRCLGEVGISLMLGGNIIGKTDTLSLAIYNAVYDGEYEKAMKLSFILVFISLFLFMILYFLKKEKR
- a CDS encoding beta/alpha barrel domain-containing protein, producing MILMDEIFNYIKEDLPYGDLSVNLQSNPKIKTKLEIYTREDILVSGSEISSKIGEILGLKATVLVESKNFAKVGDKIVEL
- a CDS encoding beta/alpha barrel domain-containing protein, which gives rise to MSTYTYKMKKIAQSINPKCQILGTRKTFPFAKKVCLKALSDGGGFIHRLNLSDSILFFDKHRIIYKDKNEFYREISKFKDLSDERKIVVETLNLNDAYKLMECGTEVILLDKFSKQDVEKVLKFRDNYYKNIKIICAGGINLTNILDYANADAIVTSAMYQAKMADLGANIYKI
- a CDS encoding cysteine hydrolase family protein codes for the protein MKRLLVVVDFQNDFVCGSLGFEKAKELEKVILEKINEYKNDDIVFTLDTHEDDYLNTIEGEHLPIKHCIKGTFGHEIYGEIKEISKNYPCIEKETFASKELLHFIENRPFTYESIEICGLVSDICVISNAIIAKAASPKSKILVDKKATSSANLQMQEMAFKMMQNLHIEVI